One genomic window of Roseateles sp. DAIF2 includes the following:
- a CDS encoding Hsp70 family protein has translation MSPSFCAIDFGTSNSAIAIPAAGGAMRLVELESGHSTMPTAVFYFVEGRHDADGPPRAFGRAALAAYIEGADGRLMRSMKSILGSGLIEQTTDVGGGRGVKYSDILSGYLKRLRKQALAAGAPEPLNKVVLGRPVFFVDEEPARDAAAQKSLEQAAHAVGFSEVHFQYEPIAAAFDYESRVDAERIVLVADIGGGTSDFSVVRVGPARMQRLDRRDDILANHGVHIAGTDFDRHIELAAILRELGYRSLGPERAGQPAREVPSGIYFDLATWHLINTVYSPQRVAELRNMRGFYGNPLHHDRLMTVLEDHLGHELAARAEDAKIAVSGGGDTLIDLGLVENGLQVPLSEGVAVGALEADIDRIARAGRETVAQAGLKPEQIDALYFTGGSTGLRLLADRIAAEFPAAQSVRGDRFASVATGLGLHAARLFAQ, from the coding sequence ATGAGCCCTTCCTTCTGCGCCATCGATTTCGGCACCTCGAATTCCGCGATCGCAATTCCCGCCGCTGGCGGCGCGATGCGCCTGGTCGAGCTGGAGTCCGGGCATTCGACCATGCCCACCGCGGTGTTCTATTTCGTCGAGGGCCGCCATGACGCCGACGGCCCGCCGCGCGCCTTCGGCCGCGCCGCGCTGGCCGCCTATATCGAGGGCGCCGACGGCCGGCTGATGCGCTCGATGAAGAGCATCCTCGGCTCCGGCCTGATCGAGCAGACCACCGATGTCGGCGGCGGCCGCGGCGTCAAGTACTCCGACATCCTGTCCGGCTACCTGAAGCGCCTGCGCAAGCAGGCCCTGGCCGCCGGCGCGCCCGAACCGCTCAACAAGGTGGTGCTGGGCCGGCCGGTGTTCTTCGTCGACGAGGAGCCGGCGCGCGACGCCGCCGCGCAGAAATCGCTCGAGCAGGCCGCCCATGCGGTCGGCTTCAGCGAGGTGCATTTCCAGTACGAACCGATCGCCGCGGCCTTCGACTACGAGAGCCGCGTCGACGCCGAGCGCATCGTGCTGGTGGCCGACATCGGCGGCGGCACCTCGGACTTCTCGGTGGTGCGCGTCGGCCCGGCGCGCATGCAGCGCCTGGACCGCCGCGACGACATCCTGGCCAACCATGGCGTGCATATCGCCGGCACCGACTTCGACCGCCATATCGAGCTGGCCGCGATCCTGCGCGAGCTCGGCTACCGCTCGCTCGGCCCGGAGCGCGCGGGCCAGCCGGCGCGCGAGGTGCCCAGCGGCATCTACTTCGACCTCGCCACCTGGCACCTGATCAACACCGTCTACAGCCCGCAGCGCGTCGCCGAGCTGCGCAATATGCGCGGCTTCTACGGCAACCCGCTGCATCACGACCGCCTGATGACGGTGCTGGAGGACCACCTGGGCCATGAGCTGGCGGCGCGCGCCGAGGACGCCAAGATCGCGGTCTCCGGCGGCGGCGACACCCTGATCGACCTCGGCCTGGTCGAGAACGGCCTGCAAGTGCCGCTGTCCGAGGGCGTCGCCGTCGGCGCGCTGGAGGCCGACATCGACCGCATCGCGCGCGCCGGCCGCGAGACCGTGGCCCAGGCCGGCCTCAAGCCCGAGCAGATCGACGCGCTCTATTTCACCGGCGGCTCCACCGGCCTGCGCCTGCTGGCCGACCGCATCGCGGCCGAGTTCCCCGCCGCGCAGAGCGTGCGCGGCGACCGCTTCGCCTCGGTCGCCACCGGCCTGGGCCTGCACGCGGCGCGGCTGTTCGCGCAGTAG
- a CDS encoding D-amino acid dehydrogenase: MKVVVLGAGIIGVSTAWYLLEQGHEVTVVDRQEDAALETSFANGAQISVSFCEPWANAGAPFKVAKWLLKDDSPLLFRPRLDPAQWRWGLSFLGQCTTAAFERNVEELVQLGRYSHASLKELVAQTGIEYERLERGILHFFSSQADFEAGAIAAEIMQRHGVDRRILNREEVLAVEPALRSFQHGVFGGTFTPSDESGDARIFTQKLAKLCAERGATFLWEHDVLALEQAGGSIVGAQVASRLSGQKRSLKADAYVAAMASYTPALLKPLGEHLNIYPAKGYSATLKLKRPDDASVVSLLDDGRKIAISRLGDTIRIAGTAELAGFDLSLDSATSRSRCASLVKRYEELFPGVADTSEPNFWTGLRPSTPTNIPYIGRSKKAKNLWLNAGHGTLGWTHGAGSGHALAELMAGRAPDMAFGFYGDALPEKRIRSMATA, translated from the coding sequence ATGAAGGTTGTCGTTTTGGGCGCGGGCATCATCGGCGTCAGCACCGCCTGGTATCTGCTGGAGCAGGGCCATGAGGTCACGGTGGTCGACCGCCAGGAAGACGCCGCGCTGGAGACCAGCTTCGCCAACGGCGCCCAGATCTCGGTCAGCTTCTGCGAACCCTGGGCCAATGCCGGCGCGCCCTTCAAGGTGGCCAAGTGGCTGCTGAAGGACGACTCGCCGCTGCTGTTCCGCCCGCGCCTGGACCCGGCGCAATGGCGCTGGGGCCTGAGCTTCCTGGGCCAATGCACCACCGCCGCCTTCGAGCGCAATGTCGAGGAGCTGGTGCAGCTGGGCCGCTACAGCCATGCCTCGCTGAAGGAGCTGGTGGCGCAGACCGGCATCGAGTACGAGCGCCTGGAGCGCGGCATCCTGCATTTCTTCTCCAGCCAGGCCGATTTCGAGGCCGGCGCGATCGCCGCCGAGATCATGCAGCGCCATGGCGTGGACCGCCGCATCCTGAACCGCGAGGAGGTGCTGGCGGTCGAGCCCGCGCTGCGCAGCTTCCAGCATGGCGTGTTCGGCGGCACCTTCACGCCCAGCGACGAATCGGGCGACGCGCGCATCTTCACCCAGAAGCTGGCCAAGCTCTGCGCCGAGCGCGGCGCCACCTTCCTGTGGGAGCACGATGTGCTGGCGCTGGAGCAGGCCGGCGGCAGCATCGTCGGCGCCCAGGTCGCCTCGCGCCTGAGCGGCCAGAAGCGCAGCCTGAAGGCCGACGCCTATGTCGCCGCGATGGCCTCCTACACCCCGGCGCTGCTGAAGCCGCTGGGCGAGCACCTGAACATCTACCCGGCCAAGGGCTACTCGGCCACCCTGAAGCTCAAGCGCCCCGACGACGCCAGCGTCGTCAGCCTGCTGGACGACGGCCGCAAGATCGCGATCTCGCGCCTGGGCGACACCATCCGCATTGCCGGCACCGCCGAGCTGGCCGGCTTCGACCTCAGCCTGGACAGCGCCACCTCGCGCTCGCGCTGTGCCTCGCTGGTCAAGCGCTACGAGGAGCTGTTCCCCGGCGTCGCCGACACCAGCGAGCCCAATTTCTGGACCGGCCTGCGCCCCAGCACGCCGACCAACATCCCCTATATCGGCCGCAGCAAGAAGGCCAAGAACCTCTGGCTCAACGCCGGCCATGGCACCCTGGGCTGGACCCATGGCGCCGGCTCCGGCCATGCGCTGGCCGAGCTGATGGCCGGCCGCGCGCCCGACATGGCCTTCGGCTTCTACGGCGACGCGCTGCCCGAAAAACGCATCCGCAGCATGGCCACCGCCTGA
- a CDS encoding LysE/ArgO family amino acid transporter: protein MFPSDLTALSQGWLTGASLIMAIGAQNALVLRQGLLRQHVAPVVGLCSVSDVILICLGVFGLGQLISASPLLLNLFRYGGAAFLLLYGLRAAQRAWAGNDGLQASAGRASLGAVLGSAMAMTYLNPHVYLDTVVLLGTIGAQHPVDARPAFALGASIASVMWFSLLGFGAAALAPALRRPLVWRSIDAGVALLMFVLGLQLLLSPLQGR, encoded by the coding sequence ATGTTCCCCAGCGACCTGACCGCCCTGAGCCAGGGCTGGCTCACCGGAGCCAGCCTGATCATGGCCATCGGCGCGCAGAACGCGCTGGTGCTGCGCCAGGGCCTGCTGCGCCAGCATGTGGCGCCGGTGGTGGGCCTGTGCAGCGTCTCGGACGTGATCCTGATCTGCCTGGGCGTGTTCGGGCTGGGCCAGCTGATCTCGGCCAGCCCGCTGCTGCTGAACCTGTTCCGCTATGGCGGCGCGGCCTTTCTGCTGCTCTACGGCCTGCGTGCCGCGCAGCGCGCCTGGGCCGGCAACGACGGCCTGCAGGCCTCGGCCGGCCGCGCCAGCCTCGGCGCGGTGCTGGGCAGCGCGATGGCGATGACCTATCTGAACCCCCATGTCTATCTGGACACGGTGGTCTTGCTCGGCACGATCGGCGCCCAGCATCCGGTCGACGCGCGCCCCGCCTTCGCGCTGGGCGCCAGCATCGCCTCGGTGATGTGGTTCTCGCTGCTGGGCTTCGGCGCCGCCGCGCTGGCGCCGGCATTGCGCCGGCCGCTGGTGTGGCGCAGCATCGATGCCGGCGTGGCGTTGCTGATGTTCGTTCTGGGTCTACAACTCTTGCTGAGCCCGCTGCAGGGCCGGTGA
- a CDS encoding LysR family transcriptional regulator ArgP: MKDLDSAGLDCLAALADERSFERAAQRLAITQSAVSQRLRSLEAQVGQLLVVRSRPLRLTEAGKVLLRYARQLQALRSDVVRELGARVAPHERIAIAVNADSLATWVLPALDGVVQQGLREGFGLELVVDDQDFTHDWLRQGEVLGCVSTVRQALRGCLVQPLGVMRYVAVASPAFLQAQLSAGLTAANFAQTPFLVFNRKDDTQSQWVSKAFGVRAPRLRERFVPSSEAYVRAVCMGWGVGVAPELQLRPLLASGELVALRPEVSVEVALYWHQWKLVTELQAAPARVALLDQIGQALAVGARRELAQA; encoded by the coding sequence ATGAAAGACCTGGACTCCGCCGGACTCGATTGCCTGGCCGCGCTGGCCGATGAGCGCAGCTTCGAGCGCGCCGCTCAGCGGCTGGCGATCACGCAGAGTGCGGTCTCGCAGCGCCTGCGCAGCCTGGAGGCCCAGGTGGGGCAGCTGCTGGTGGTGCGCTCGCGTCCCTTGCGCCTGACCGAGGCGGGCAAGGTGCTGCTGCGCTATGCGCGCCAGCTGCAGGCGCTGCGCAGCGATGTGGTGCGCGAGCTGGGCGCGCGGGTCGCGCCGCATGAGCGCATCGCGATCGCGGTGAACGCCGACAGCCTGGCGACCTGGGTGCTGCCGGCGCTGGACGGCGTGGTGCAGCAGGGGCTGCGCGAGGGTTTCGGGCTGGAGCTGGTGGTCGACGACCAGGATTTCACCCATGACTGGCTGCGCCAGGGCGAGGTGCTGGGCTGCGTCAGCACGGTGCGCCAGGCGCTGCGCGGCTGCTTGGTTCAGCCGCTGGGCGTGATGCGCTATGTGGCGGTGGCCAGCCCGGCCTTTCTGCAGGCCCAACTGAGCGCCGGGCTGACGGCGGCGAACTTCGCCCAGACGCCCTTCCTGGTCTTCAACCGCAAGGACGACACCCAGTCGCAATGGGTCAGCAAGGCCTTCGGCGTGCGTGCGCCGCGCCTGCGCGAGCGCTTCGTGCCGTCCAGCGAGGCCTATGTGCGGGCGGTCTGCATGGGCTGGGGCGTCGGCGTGGCGCCTGAGCTACAGCTGCGGCCGCTCCTGGCCAGCGGCGAGCTGGTCGCGCTGCGGCCCGAGGTCAGCGTCGAGGTGGCGCTGTACTGGCATCAATGGAAGCTGGTGACCGAGCTGCAGGCCGCGCCGGCGCGGGTGGCGCTGCTGGATCAGATCGGTCAGGCGCTGGCGGTGGGGGCGCGGCGCGAACTGGCGCAGGCCTGA